A genomic stretch from Phoenix dactylifera cultivar Barhee BC4 unplaced genomic scaffold, palm_55x_up_171113_PBpolish2nd_filt_p 002322F, whole genome shotgun sequence includes:
- the LOC120109521 gene encoding mitogen-activated protein kinase kinase kinase 12-like, producing the protein MAPELLNGGSNKVSEKVDVFSFGIVMWEILTGEEPYANMHYGAIIGGIVNNTLRPPVPANCDPEWRRLMEQCWAPDPVQRPAFTQIAGRLRAMSVASQTKPAK; encoded by the exons ATGGCTCCGGAATTACTAAATGGAGGCAGCAATAAGGTGTCTGAGAAG GTTGATGTGTTCTCCTTTGGCATCGTCATGTGGGAAATTCTTACAGGGGAGGAGCCTTATGCCAACATGCATTATGGGGCAATCATAG GAGGAATTGTGAACAATACACTGAGGCCGCCTGTGCCAGCCAACTGCGACCCAGAATGGAGAAGGCTAATGGAGCAGTGCTGGGCCCCTGATCCAGTTCAACGACCGGCCTTCACCCAAATTGCCGGTCGGTTGCGTGCCATGTCTGTGGCCAGTCAAACAAAACCAGCAAAATGA